A region of Anticarsia gemmatalis isolate Benzon Research Colony breed Stoneville strain chromosome 10, ilAntGemm2 primary, whole genome shotgun sequence DNA encodes the following proteins:
- the LOC142976212 gene encoding lipase 3-like isoform X1, with translation MFIYIFLSIFVLASAENRSVWDILGELIDSSAPEDARLNITQLANKYGYKLEEHTVATEDGYIINFHRIPGDGPAVFLMHGILESSDSWLIQGPNLSLAYVLADEGFDVWMGNSRGNKHSIKHKTLNYTSAGFWKFTWEEIGLYDLPAMVDYILEETGRESLYYIGHSQGTTSSYVMLSMKPEYNAKVKILFSLAPEAWMGSVQSPIIKIFSPAINLLGSLLLDYTGAASEFFERASFFLCGLTITNCENILYAMSGYESKINQTLLPVIFGHMPTGSSTLQFVHYGQLVNSDRFCRYDHGAITNMKLYGQTTPPDYDLSKIVAPNVIYYSSKDWLSHPDDVDKLRSRLPNVLAYVYFSDFTHMDYVYAAEARDVIYMRIIAQINKFEADGELNDVPKSSLLRRLHGSL, from the coding sequence atgtttatttacatatttctaTCGATATTTGTATTGGCATCGGCTGAAAACAGAAGTGTTTGGGACATACTTGGTGAATTAATAGATTCAAGTGCACCGGAAGACGCTAGGCTCAATATAACACAGCTCGCTAATAAATATGGATACAAGTTAGAAGAACACACGGTAGCGACTGAAGATggatacattattaattttcatagaATCCCTGGAGATGGCCCGGCAGTGTTCCTCATGCACGGCATTCTGGAAAGTTCTGACAGCTGGTTGATACAAGGCCCTAATCTATCACTAGCTTACGTGTTAGCGGACGAAGGATTCGACGTATGGATGGGCAATTCCAGAGGCAACAAACATTCGATTAAACACAAAACTCTCAACTACACTTCAGCGGGTTTCTGGAAGTTTACATGGGAGGAAATTGGACTCTACGATTTGCCAGCAATGGTTGACTATATTCTAGAAGAAACGGGAAGAGAGAGCTTGTATTATATCGGACATTCTCAAGGCACAACGAGTTCATACGTAATGTTATCTATGAAACCGGAATACAACGCGAaagttaaaatactattttcattAGCACCCGAAGCTTGGATGGGTAGCGTTCAGAgtccaataataaaaatattttcaccgGCTATCAATTTACTAGGATCACTTTTACTGGACTACACCGGCGCGGCATCAGAATTCTTTGAAAGAGCATCGTTTTTCCTTTGCGGATTGACAATAACGAATTGCGAAAATATTCTATACGCCATGTCGGGTTACGAGAGCAAGATAAACCAGACTTTGCTGCCAGTGATATTCGGACATATGCCTACAGGCTCATCAACCTTACAATTCGTTCATTATGGGCAATTGGTGAATTCAGACCGATTTTGTAGATACGACCATGGGGCGATAACGAATATGAAGCTTTATGGGCAAACGACACCTCCGGATTATGATTTGAGCAAGATTGTTGCACCAAATGTGATATACTATAGCAGTAAAGATTGGTTGTCGCACCCCGATGATGTAGATAAACTAAGAAGTCGGTTGCCTAACGTTTTGGCCTACGTTTATTTCAGTGATTTTACCCATATGGACTATGTGTACGCAGCTGAAGCTCGCGATGTTATTTATATGAGAATAATCgcacaaattaataaatttgaagCGGATGGCGAATTAAACGATGTGCCGAAATCTTCATTGCTGAGAAGATTACATGGTAGCCTATAA
- the LOC142976212 gene encoding lipase 3-like isoform X2 — protein MHGILESSDSWLIQGPNLSLAYVLADEGFDVWMGNSRGNKHSIKHKTLNYTSAGFWKFTWEEIGLYDLPAMVDYILEETGRESLYYIGHSQGTTSSYVMLSMKPEYNAKVKILFSLAPEAWMGSVQSPIIKIFSPAINLLGSLLLDYTGAASEFFERASFFLCGLTITNCENILYAMSGYESKINQTLLPVIFGHMPTGSSTLQFVHYGQLVNSDRFCRYDHGAITNMKLYGQTTPPDYDLSKIVAPNVIYYSSKDWLSHPDDVDKLRSRLPNVLAYVYFSDFTHMDYVYAAEARDVIYMRIIAQINKFEADGELNDVPKSSLLRRLHGSL, from the coding sequence ATGCACGGCATTCTGGAAAGTTCTGACAGCTGGTTGATACAAGGCCCTAATCTATCACTAGCTTACGTGTTAGCGGACGAAGGATTCGACGTATGGATGGGCAATTCCAGAGGCAACAAACATTCGATTAAACACAAAACTCTCAACTACACTTCAGCGGGTTTCTGGAAGTTTACATGGGAGGAAATTGGACTCTACGATTTGCCAGCAATGGTTGACTATATTCTAGAAGAAACGGGAAGAGAGAGCTTGTATTATATCGGACATTCTCAAGGCACAACGAGTTCATACGTAATGTTATCTATGAAACCGGAATACAACGCGAaagttaaaatactattttcattAGCACCCGAAGCTTGGATGGGTAGCGTTCAGAgtccaataataaaaatattttcaccgGCTATCAATTTACTAGGATCACTTTTACTGGACTACACCGGCGCGGCATCAGAATTCTTTGAAAGAGCATCGTTTTTCCTTTGCGGATTGACAATAACGAATTGCGAAAATATTCTATACGCCATGTCGGGTTACGAGAGCAAGATAAACCAGACTTTGCTGCCAGTGATATTCGGACATATGCCTACAGGCTCATCAACCTTACAATTCGTTCATTATGGGCAATTGGTGAATTCAGACCGATTTTGTAGATACGACCATGGGGCGATAACGAATATGAAGCTTTATGGGCAAACGACACCTCCGGATTATGATTTGAGCAAGATTGTTGCACCAAATGTGATATACTATAGCAGTAAAGATTGGTTGTCGCACCCCGATGATGTAGATAAACTAAGAAGTCGGTTGCCTAACGTTTTGGCCTACGTTTATTTCAGTGATTTTACCCATATGGACTATGTGTACGCAGCTGAAGCTCGCGATGTTATTTATATGAGAATAATCgcacaaattaataaatttgaagCGGATGGCGAATTAAACGATGTGCCGAAATCTTCATTGCTGAGAAGATTACATGGTAGCCTATAA